A stretch of DNA from Natrinema halophilum:
CGCTATCGTTGAACCGGCGGTTCGTCGAGTAGGGGGCATCGCCGGGTTCGCCACGGATGAAGTGGCCTGCGGGGTTGATCTCGCCGTCGCGCTCCATCGAGAGCAGTTCGACGAACCACGCCTCGTGTTCGATCTCTTCCTGAAGGATGCGGGAGGCCATGTCGTAGGTCCGGGGGTCTTTCCCCTGGGTCATGTCGCAGATTTCCGACCACGTGCGGATGGCACAGCGCTCGGCCTCGAGCAGTACCTCCAGAATCGACTCGGCGTCGAGGCTGTGGGTGTCGAAACCGCCCTCGTCGTCCATTGGGGTTGGGACCTCCGCATCCGGACAAGAAGCCCGGTCTGCGAAATCTCGGATGTCGTTCGGTAACGCACCGCCGAGTTCGTACACTCGCGGCGCGACGAGTTCGAAGTGCGCCCGGTCCTCGAGGCGGGCATCTTCGGCTATTTCCTTGTAGTCTTCGTGACCAGCAAGATGCATTCGCAGGTTCGTATAGTAGTAATAGGTGGTGAATTCGGCACCAATCGCGTCCACTAGTTTTTCGCGAAGGTCTTCGGGTTCGAGTCCCCGTTCGCGAAGGACATTCATTCCAACTCGTTCGCTCGTATCCCCTGCATCGACGTTGCCTGCAACGTGTGGTTTTTCGTCGGACATCGCACCGTACGACTCCCATAAGCCACCACTTAGATGTTTGCCCAAAGCCAGCGAAATTTATTCATGCTGAAGCGACTGTCAGTCGATTCGTCCAGTTTGCCGGCGACTGATGACGAGGGCGTTCGGACCGCAACCCCCTTTTGCGACGGGCCCGCAGACTCGAATATGGACGGACCGGATCGCGGACTCTCGCGTCGCGCGTTCGTTCGTAGTGCAGTCGCTATCGGCGGCGCGAGTGCGCTCGCCGCTTGCCTCCAGCGCGAGGAAAGCGAGGACGTGCCACAGGCAGCCCTCGCTCCCGAGGACCTCCCCGATCGCCAGCACGCCTGGAACGAATTTCTCTCGACTGACGATCACGGCAACGTACACCCACCCGAACACCACCTCTTGCTCGGCCTCGAGTACGTCGGCAACGGCCCAGCCGATGCGTCCGGCGAACGCGAACGACTCGAGTCCGCGTTCAGAACGCTCGAGAAAGCGTACAGGCGGGGGAACGACGGTCTGGTGTTCGCAGTTGGATACGGGCCGGTGTATTTCGACCGGTTCGACGGCGACGGACCCGAAGGGATCGACCTACCGGCTCCGAAGGCGTTGACGCCGTTCGAGGATCCCGCATTCGACGAGTACGACGCGCTCGTTCACCTGGCCAGCGACTACGGTCACGTCACCTTAAGCGCCGAAGAGGCCCTGAAAGGTGAACTCGAGCAGCTAAACGGTCTCGAGACCGAGGGGTCGTTCAACGATATCTTCGAGGTTGCCGGCCGTCGGACGGGATTCATCGGGCGCGGCCTCCCCGCAGAACGCCAGTCGGGCGTCAGCGGCATTCCGGATAGCGAACCCGTCCCCGAGGATGCGCCGATGTTCATGGGATTTAAATCCGGGTTTCGACACAATCAGGCGAGCGAGGACCGCGTTACAATTCCGGACGGACCGTACGCGGGTGGGACCACGATTCACCTCTCGAAGATACAGCTCCACCTCCACCAGTGGTACGAGCAAGACAGCCGGGCCCAGCGCGTCTCCAAGATGTTTTCGCCGACCCACAACACAGATAACCTGGTCGAAGGAGCCGGCCAGAACCTCGGCGACTCGAGTGGCGTAACCGACGGTCCGAACACCGCAGCCGAGGCTGCCCGGAGCAAGGGGACCGTCGGCCACGCTCAGAAAGCCGCCCGCGCACGTGAAGACGGTGAGCCGATCATCCTTCGACGGGACTTCGACTCGACCGACGACGAAACGGCGACCACTCACTTCCTCTCATTGCAGCGCTCCATCGCGGACTTCGTGAAAACTCGCGAAGCGATGACCGGGGCCGACCTCTCCGGTCCGCCAACCAACAGCGGTATTCTCCAGTATCTCACCGTTCGTAACCGGGCGAACTACCTCGTCCCGCCGCGGGAGCGTCGGTCCCTTCCCGTTCCGAACCCCCGGTGAGGGACAAACTCGCCGTCTTCTCCGTGCGCCGTCGTCGTCGCTCGAGCCCGGAAACACGATCCGGGGACAATCCACCACACTCACGGCGTCGTCCTGCCGATAGAGCCAACGCCCGACGGGCCGGTGTTCGCGCCGGTCCCGACTGCGTTCGAACTGCCGAACGGGGAGACCCAGCACTTTGTCCATGCAATGTGGGAGCAGGACGAACTCGTCGACGGGCCGTTCGCGGACGGGAATATCCCGGTGACGGTGGCGAACGGGAGATCGGCAGCGACGGTGCCGACATTCGTCTCCTCGCCGACGCATCCGGCTGGCGAGGCATCGCGCCCGAGGATATCGCGGAGACGGAGAACCCGACGCTGACGCTCGAAGCAGGAACCGAGTACGTCCTCGGCTGGGAGAACGGCGACGGCCTGCAGCACAATTTCACGCTCGAAGACGAGAACGGCGAGGACCTGCTCGCAACGAACCTCGTGGGCGAACAGGGGATGACCCAGTCGGTCACGTTCACGGCCTCGGCCGAGATGATCGAGTACTACTGGCAGGTCCATCCGTCGTCGATGCGAGGAGCGGTCGACGTTCGCTGACGACAGCGTTATCTCACGTACTCGGCACGTGCGTTCGCTCGCCGTTCGCCGCCAGCTCGTCGAACAGCGCCGCGGCGTCGTCGACCAACGGATACGCGTCGTGATAGGGATCGATATCGCGGTCGACTCCCGAAACGGACCGGACGGCGTCCGCGAACCGCTCGTAGTTCTCGTCGACGATATCCCGGACTAGAACAGGCATACCGGCACGGTCACAGAGTTCGCTTGCCGCGGCTCGGCCCGCCCAGACCGTCTCGGCCGCTATATCGACGTAGAACAGGGCGAACGGAGCCTCGCCGAATTGCGCCTCGAGAAACGCCTGTGCGGCCGGGTCGTCCCACGGAACGGCGACGACGTCTTCTAGTCGACGCATCGCGGTCGACGCCGCCGAACAGAACGGGCAGTCGCCGTCGTAAAGCAGAACGCCGGTGACCTGCGGTTCGGGCATATCGCCTCGTACGCCACGAGGGGAAACCGTCCGGTGGAGCAGTTGCCGGTTTCGGTAATCCGGACACGTTTCGACCGCTATCCGAGCTTCGATCGGCCCGGTGGCTTGTCGTGGTCGGCCCGGTGTTGAAGCAGTTCGGCGTACTGTTCGGCCTCGATGACGCAATCCGATCGGGGGCGGGCGACGCAGGTGAGGACGAAACCTGCTTCCTCGTCCTCCGGATAGTACCGTTTGGCCTGACTGTGGTCGACTTCGCCGGAAACGAGCTTCGCGCCGCACGTGATACACCACCCCTGCTGACAGTCGGCGGACAGCCACAGGTCAGCGGCGCGGGCTGCCGCCAGTATCGACTCGTCCTCGCCGACCTCGATCGTTCGCGACTCGCCGGCCGCGTCCAGATCTGCGTCGTCGGGGAGTAGCAGTTCGACCTCCCAGGTAGTGGGGGCTGTCACGGGATCGTATACGATGGGTTGGGGAAAAGACCTCCTGCCGGACGGTCGCAAGCCGCGAGAGAAATCTATACCGATCGAGGGGCAAGCGAGACCCGTCGTCGGGTCCACGATGGGTACCCAGGACGACCTCCGGCGACTCGTCGATTTCGTCGCCGCCGACGATCTGTCGCCGGAGATCGACCGGACGTATTCGCTCGAGGGAACTGACGAGGCCTTTGCGGCAATGCGAGACCGCGGGATCGTGGGCAAGATCGTCGTCCAACCGTCGGTCGGCGGGGCCGGATCGGAACGCGACAGTAGCTACTGGAAGTCGTGCGCACCCGATTCGGCCGACCGCCGTCGACCGGATCGTGGACAGTTCCCGTCGGTATAGTCGTCGTTGAACGTCATTTCACACACCGCTTTCGAATTCGCGGCCAGCGAGTACCTACCGACCGCAGCAGTGCGAGCGGTGGGTGAATCGTTTCAACGATTACTATACCAGCGGTGCTCGCGCTGCTTTCGACGTCTGAGCTGGACCGACGGACGTTCCGGCTGTCGTCGACCGCTACTGCGGTCCGAATTTTTCGAGGGCGTCTCCTCGGAGGAAGCGGCC
This window harbors:
- the dps gene encoding DNA protection during starvation protein, producing the protein MSDEKPHVAGNVDAGDTSERVGMNVLRERGLEPEDLREKLVDAIGAEFTTYYYYTNLRMHLAGHEDYKEIAEDARLEDRAHFELVAPRVYELGGALPNDIRDFADRASCPDAEVPTPMDDEGGFDTHSLDAESILEVLLEAERCAIRTWSEICDMTQGKDPRTYDMASRILQEEIEHEAWFVELLSMERDGEINPAGHFIRGEPGDAPYSTNRRFNDSA
- a CDS encoding DCC1-like thiol-disulfide oxidoreductase family protein; translated protein: MPEPQVTGVLLYDGDCPFCSAASTAMRRLEDVVAVPWDDPAAQAFLEAQFGEAPFALFYVDIAAETVWAGRAAASELCDRAGMPVLVRDIVDENYERFADAVRSVSGVDRDIDPYHDAYPLVDDAAALFDELAANGERTHVPST
- a CDS encoding DUF7405 family protein, whose amino-acid sequence is MDGPDRGLSRRAFVRSAVAIGGASALAACLQREESEDVPQAALAPEDLPDRQHAWNEFLSTDDHGNVHPPEHHLLLGLEYVGNGPADASGERERLESAFRTLEKAYRRGNDGLVFAVGYGPVYFDRFDGDGPEGIDLPAPKALTPFEDPAFDEYDALVHLASDYGHVTLSAEEALKGELEQLNGLETEGSFNDIFEVAGRRTGFIGRGLPAERQSGVSGIPDSEPVPEDAPMFMGFKSGFRHNQASEDRVTIPDGPYAGGTTIHLSKIQLHLHQWYEQDSRAQRVSKMFSPTHNTDNLVEGAGQNLGDSSGVTDGPNTAAEAARSKGTVGHAQKAARAREDGEPIILRRDFDSTDDETATTHFLSLQRSIADFVKTREAMTGADLSGPPTNSGILQYLTVRNRANYLVPPRERRSLPVPNPR
- a CDS encoding 2Fe-2S iron-sulfur cluster-binding protein, whose protein sequence is MTAPTTWEVELLLPDDADLDAAGESRTIEVGEDESILAAARAADLWLSADCQQGWCITCGAKLVSGEVDHSQAKRYYPEDEEAGFVLTCVARPRSDCVIEAEQYAELLQHRADHDKPPGRSKLG